A DNA window from Solea senegalensis isolate Sse05_10M unplaced genomic scaffold, IFAPA_SoseM_1 scf7180000013535, whole genome shotgun sequence contains the following coding sequences:
- the LOC122760386 gene encoding Golgi-specific brefeldin A-resistance guanine nucleotide exchange factor 1-like, which translates to SVENLPAVFGGNIKAQTAAKTVFDLAHRHGNILREGWKNIMDSMLQLFRAELLPKAMVEVEDFLEPNGKISLQREETPSNRGESAVLSFVNWLTLSGAEQSGLRGPSTENQETKQAAILCIKVVDTCLQNT; encoded by the exons TCTGTGGAGAACCTTCCGGCTGTGTTTGGTGGGAACATTAAAGCACAGACAGCAGCTAAGACGGTATTTGACCTGGCTCATCGCCATGGTAACATCCTGAGAGAGGGATGGAAGAACATCATGGACTCCATGCTGCAGCTGTTCAGAGCCGAGCTCCTGCCCAAAGCCATGGTGGAG gTTGAAGATTTCCTCGAACCAAACGGAAAGATTTCTCTTCAACGAGAGGAGACGCCTTCAAATCG cggTGAGTCTGCAGTGCTGAGTTTTGTGAACTGGTTAACTCTGAGCGGAGCAGAACAGTCTGGACTCAGGGGTCCGTCCACAGAGAACCAGGAGACCAAGCAGGCGGCCATCCTCTGCATCAAGGTAGTGGACACATGTTTACAAAAcaccat